TTCGAGAATCTAAACCTCCAAACCTTAAGACAAACTTTTTTGTCCACGGATTATAGTAAGATATGATGAATCACACGGCGATTACCACACTAAATGGGTTTGTAAAATGTGCTTAAAATTTATACTAAGCGAAGAAGCTGTTGCAAaccatttgaacaattttaggataaaatacaaaatacaaacaagaTACATAGTACAGTTATAAGTTACAAATATAGACAAAGAGAACGTGAAAGGTATATGCATCAaggagatataatattttattcttaatacttTTAGGGCCTTACGATGTccagttaaagttaaccgacatattacgagccgaattctgccggtaataaaatctgttttcagttgATAAACGTTCACAGACACTTAACCGGACATTATAAGAACGTCCCTCAAAGTTTTATTCGAGAATCTAAACCTCCAAACCTTAAGACAAACTTTTTTGTCCACGGATTATAGTAAGATATGATGAATCACACGGCGATTACCACACTAAATGGGTTTGTAAAATGTGCTTAAAATTTATACTAAGCGAAGAAGCTGTTGCAAaccatttgaacaattttaggataaaatacaaaatacaaacaagaTACATAGTACAGTTACAAGATACAAATATAGACATAGAGAACGTGAAAGGTATTTGCATCAaagagatataatattttattcttaatacttTTAGGGCCTTACGATGTccagttaaagttaaccgacatattacgagccgaattctgccggtaataaaatctgttttcagttgATAAACGTTCACAGACACTTAACCGGACAATATAAGAACGGCCCTCAAAGTTTTATTCCAGAAATAGATTCCAGAATCTAAACCTCCAAACCATAAGACAACCTTTTTTGTCCACGGATTATAGTAAGATATGATGAATCACACGGCGATTACCACACTAAATGGGTTTGTAAGATgtgtttaaactttatattagGCAAAGAAATTGTTGCAAACCTTTTGACCTATTGCAGTGGACAATCTAACCGAGCTTCACCTAAACTAACGAAAAAGTTATAGTTCATCTagtcttattttttcaaattattatcaatcttgatgttaaaaagttaatttatttttatttttttgagaaatGAAGACACTTCTTACATATgtgagtaaatatatataaatatatatgatattacgtTAAATCTATCATGTTTTATTTGTAcctgttttatttttgacatttacatttttaacaaatatatttattttttaaaaaccttttCCATGGGCAACTAGTATACATGCAGTGTGATTCATAAAGCATTAAACAccatattattctaaaaagtatttttggttttgaaaatattgttttacatagGTGCAAGGTGTTAAAATTACGTTTTcattaagaaattatatttttaaatatattttactgttttgaaTGACATcgtagagttttaatttcataatccaAAGCAgaagtattttgatttataaaaattgaattgagGGTGAGTACTTtatgtgttataaatattaaaagtttagttGGTCGGAGTAGAATAATATGGGGTTACCtcacaaaattaaaactgttgTATCATTCATAAAAGTaagttacttaaaaaattataaagataaaaatataattttttataaaaacatttttttaacaaaattgaaactgttaaaaaatattttcaaaatcatttatactttttgagataatgagtgttttactcTCAACGAATCAgcctgtatataaataaaatggaaattatGTAAATGTCTGTGACACCATTTCAATagtaattaatagtataaatggattaaataaataataatgaaataaaaatcaaattatattatgctgaGTAATAATGTACGGTTGCggaaataaaatctataaaaaagtttaaaataattgaatcagTTCTCAACACAAttcaaagttaaatatatagatactaatcacaaataataatgaattattcagaattaaacAACTGCAGGCTGTaaggaattttcaaaaaaaaaataatatctaataaaaaatcaaaacaaatacgaataaatcaaaattaaatcaactcAATGTTATTGAATGGGTTTTCCTCCTCAGGTTTGTCGTTATCGTCATTTCCATGTTCTGTTATTAAAGGAGTATCTTCAACTTCATTGTCAGATAGCTCTGAGTCTAGACTGCTAGATGATTTTTCATGTTGTTCCAAGTGCTTCTTTAGCGTAACACGCCTTGAAAATACCTTGTTACAATACTCACATATGTAACGAGTATCTTCATttctgaacaaaataaaaataaattaactttttacatcatgtttgataataattaatataaaaaaaaagactgaACTATTACTTTTTCGTTACTTTGGGAGGTATAGCTCGGTTAGATTGACCACTGCAATTGGTCAAATGACTTGTTACGGCTTCTTCACTTAAGATGCATTTCAGACACATTTTACATATCCATTTCGTTGGATAATCACTGTGCGATCCATCATACCTTACCATGGTACGTGGACAGAATAATTTCTCTTTAGGTTTGATGGATGGGACTCTGATCTTTCTTCGTTTACGTGACTTACAGTTCACAAACGGATTTTTCGACATCTTTAAAGTACAGGGATTCTGTTgacaaaagttaaaactttaaaagtatttaggATTAAATATTAcctcaaaatcaatatttattgtaaaatgggCAGAGAccaatttacttatttactgaTACTGTATCAGCATGCCAAAACTgaagacaatataattttacagcCACCAGTCTAGGGCCGGACTGAGTAATTATTAGGGgtattcctaaaatataattctaCAATTCCATCCTCAGCACCAGTTGAGAGGTTATTTAGTAAGGCAATACAAGTTTTAACACCTAAGCGTAATAGGTTAAATGATAgaacttttaaaacaatattatgttgtagatCAAACATAGtttgaatattaatactattttaaaagcatttattattattattttaaatgttagctAATAGTTAGAGTGACTTTTCATATGTATTTAAAAGGTTGAACGCCATTGTCGATTTGGCATGTGCATGCCAGTGGCCGACATCATTTGATCTGCAGACGACCGTCGCCAattgtaaaaatagtatattttatggaaTTGTCAATACGGTTATGAATGtcctatagaaatattaaatgtgttcaGCTAAGTCACCAAACAAGACTCAACATAAAATAGGTTACTCTATGTCAACCACGAGTTGACACCAGCTATGGGCGCCCACCTACTTGTGTCAATGATGGGTTGACATTGGCCACTGGCGCCTGTTTAGTCGTGTCAACTACAGAAAAacttgatataggtattaacacgTTAAACGCCAACATCAATAATACCTATCACTGAATATTTGCAAAATTTAACATGAAATTATCtgaaatttatctagataaaaatgtattaattttaagcttatatctgtataaaatttagtttaattatctttatcttgATACAATATACTACTGTTATATTGAtcattatctaataaattattagtgacCTATTCCCAACATTGtacattaggtatttaggtGTATTGTAGCAACGCTTCGATTATTGGGCTACTCCCGACCACTGGAAATGAGAATTCAATGTATCTACCATAGGCGTGTTTACTGGAGTTGCTGAGGCACTGGCCCTCTCGGTAGTCTTTTCCTCCAACAAAATCAtgccaggataaaaaaaaaagtcgtgcGGTGTGTACCTTGCAGTAcctatagattttgattaattgtaatttttttttagttatgctaGGGatcttttatcatataatattatgttcatcaaTTCTTTATAACTACATAACGTTGTACTGATGTGCCCATTTACCAGGTCTTGCGCTGTGATATCACagattaaacaaatttttatgtaaaattatataatatggtgataatatgattttatcagATGAAAATATCCAATTACCGATTATCATTTCATAAATGTGTTTCGATATTTTACGActcgttaaaataatttaaattttgttagaaACTcaaaatacttattacttattagttaatagttttacaatttgtatgttgtttacCTTGTATGATGGATGTGAAAAAAGTATTTGGCTAAAGTGCACGTTACCACCCCCCTCacgattaaaaattttttttttcaaaccactTTTTATGCTAAAACAAtggtgaaaatgtattttaccagaaactattattttagatgTTATAGCCTTCCAAAGTGTTCGATTTTACGTTTATAGGTGCTTGCGCGCAACTCCacttttttacgtattttaacaaGTTGGGACAtagtcattttttaatataatacaatgttttcgAAGCCGGCAGAGGTAGAAATATAGTTTAAGTGGGTGACCTATCCTAAAACAGCATTTGGATCACAAAATAGATCTTTTTGTTCCAAATATTTCAAGGAGTATAACTGGCTTGAATATAGCATAGAGAAAGATGCTATTTTTTGCTTTCCTTGCAGAATGTTTTCAACAAGTTCTGTCATGTAGAAGATGTTTTCCAAACaacaggttttaataattggaaaaagGCAAGCTTAACCATTTTAAATACACTGATTTACATTAATAGatcataattgtttaatattatctttaaaatgtattatataataatatgtacctatttctattattatagttgaatgGAACTAGAGATGCAAAAACaggaaaacaaaatttaaattgcatGAAATTTCTGACCACTACTTGACTGCCAACTTAAGATGGTCAGCTTATAAAAACTCAGTGAAAAATGGTGATGTTATAGCAAAGATTTCTACTGCTCTTCAAAaagaaatacaaacaaatagaatgtacattatatgtttaatttatattgttttatatcttGGCAGACAAGGAACAGCGTTTAGAGGACACAAGATGAGACATCAGTTAAtaagggtacttaatatattatttaaaatgtaccttaaaattatttaattgaatttcaatgttaaaatttgttgttttttttttgttttaggtaattttaaagaaatgtgtgaatttttatcaaaacataATTCAGAGTTTtgctatgtatataaaaataccttATTGAACCATACAAGTTGGAGTATACAAAATGAACTGATAGAGACGTGTGCTACAAATGTTAAATCTACCATTATacaagaaattataaattgtggAATGTTCAGTATCTAGTGTGATGAGGctcggtaaataataaatacaatcttggaagtaaaaattgaatttttaatatgtttatttatatttaataagttttctACACTTACTAGGTCTCCCAAACAAGAGCAATTAAGTATTTGCGTAAGATATCCCCATGGAATGGACATCTATGAACGATTTTTAGGATTTGTTGACGTATCAGAAAAGCAAACTGCAGACgctttggttttaaaattagttgaatttttaaatacatctaAATTAGATAAAATTCCCATCATAGGACAGGCATAATGTCATGTCAGGTCACATAGGTGTTCaagcaaaattgaaaatagttcaCCCTCCAGCCCAATGTGCagtgtatgtacattgtatggCACATAAGATTAATTTAGTAGTTATTGACATGTGCAAGCacttaaaagtaaaattcataattaatattttatccacTTATTATtctgatttgtatttatatatattatatactttttaaggATGCTAGAAACTTATTTAATGCTTAAGAGGCACTGTTCATTTCTCTCATCCAACAAGAAATGTGAAGCTTACTGATTTACAACTtaaattgaatatgaaaaagACAACACTCTCTCTGTTAAGTGACACTCGTTGGATTTGTCGATATAAAAGCTGAGACGCAgtgagaaaaaattttaatagcatAGCTCAAGTTTTAAATGATGAAATGTATGATCAACAAAGTAAATGTGTTGCCCAAGCAATTGGtatgttatgaaaaatattaaataaccattaGTCTCATATAATGCAACTGATTTTATTGTGCTATTTcttttaagtattatttcattttctacaatatcaaattttaaatttgaagccTATTTATTCATTCTTCATGATATTCTAAAAgttgttaatatattaagtattcaaCTTAAGTCAAAATTAGCTACACTTGGAAATTATGCAAATTTGACTAAAGGAGTAATTGATACATTACAAAGTTATCGTTTTTCTATTCACTAGTGAACTGTGGGAAAAAATGGTTGTATTTTCAAAAGACAAtggaattgaaattaattttccttttcAAGGTAcctagagtatattatattatactgttaattaattaaatatttaaaattcaatatgataatatctttttttttatatttaacttagGCGGCTTTAAAAGACAGAGAAGAGAGTCCACTAATCTAAAAAATTATGTGGTTATGTCATCAACTTCAGCTGAAAATAATCACCTAAGTGATAATACAAGTACCATTACATTAGAACCAAAAGAATATTGGAAGATACATGCTTTTTATCCAGtaatagatacaataatatgtcaaatgaAAGAAAGATTTTCTGAAGAGAGCATTCAAATTGCAACGTGTGTGATAACTTGTTAAAATTAGACTTCGAAAGGGATCATCATTACTTATAAATCgatataaggttttttttatatataattaatgtttttcaagtacctatatcattCAAAAATTGGCTGAAGCCCCCACAATTGTTTAACTCTAATTGCACCTATGTTTACACAGCAAATCAgggaacattttcaattttttttgtccgAGCGCAGCGCAGCAAGCGAGTGCCAACGCTAACAGATTAtgtgctttttattttttaacaactttgttTAATTCCGAGGCCTACCCAAGGtggttttacacaacaaatcagagcatattttcgattttttttgttaaaaagcgtaaaaaaaaattaaaatttgttatagcACTGCACGTTGCAGTCAAGTACTCAAGTTGCATTGCACGCATGTGTATGAACGTAAGATCGCAAACTTTGGAAAGCTATAACTTCTAAAATGATAGTTTCcggtaaaaaaatgtacaccatcgttttaagcataaaaaacatttaaaaatcgtGAGGGGCTAACCTGGTGAAGTGCATTTGTTCcaaagtatttatattgttttgacAATGGTTAAACTTTttgatcataattaaaaaataatcctaCATTGGTGAATTTTGtaacagaaaaaattaaattttcttcatgtctaaaaaaaaataggtctcacaatttattaatttgttgtgcCCCCTCGGCCACCAAAGTCTGAATACGCCTATGGTATCTACTATAAAGTATTTATCAATATCATAggcgttacaatattattatatttattattttaagtacttacaataaattaacgGCTTCGTAGTTCGTAACTGTCTGTAAATTTCGAGTAGTATTCAGATGCCAGATCAGACAGGACAGTCTGAACTCCGAATCATTCAGACTTAACCAAACCAAAGAATCCACAGTAGTAGTGTAgtacactataaaaaaaaaaaatagactagTACAGTCTATATAATGCAAATGCTATGCCATCATTTTGCGACTCCCTTCTCAGTGAATAAACGACAAAATAAAGGGGTGGGGGGGAATAGGGATGATCAAATAATATCTAAGTGTTGGCAATGTGGTCACACTGATTTATGCGGGTACCAATCGGAGCAGGGACTGTACCACTTTttccacattttaatttttccaagaTCAACTTTTTCCAATGTTCAAATTTTCCTAATAACTAGATTTTCCAATGTTCAGTTTTTaccaattagaaaaaataaacattggtTATAGtggtatttagaaaaaatatacattggaAAAAGTGGTCTAATGGTAATGCTACCAGTTTTACCATTTACTaaattatccattatacatattttacacagAAACTGGAAAaagtttacatttaatttatattaccaatAACCATTTTATCCAATAGCGTTATTCCCAGTTTTACCATTGTACTCAATTGCCAAAAGAACGTTTTTCCACGACTCAACATTTTCTATGTTTTCTTATTCCCAAAAACCACTATTTCCAAAGTTATCTACCACTTTttccacattttaattttatatgaaaacctgtgttttttatattgtatattatacttaaactcatttatcataaaataagttaaatctTATTATTGTCAAAGTTAAaaggatcaataaaaaatgtaaataataataattattatattattgtgtatcccAAGAATTAATTCCACTACAATATTGCTTAAGGATCTTGGACAGCATTacttaactatttaactatCAATATCAcatatatgaatttataacttatcctccttcttttttgaattttttttagcgtaccccttctatttatttaaaacggaACGCTGGGAACGCCACATTTACaagtaaatttgtaaattgccAGTTTTTCTGAtgcaaaatatacctaatagcaGTGGCATATTTAGTGGAGGGGGGAGGAGCAGTGGCGTGGCAAACGATAATTTCAGAGGCCATGGCCtttgaaatttttcttaaatagaggGGTGGGTGGTAGCCAATGGGTCccttagtaaatttaatatgatattctcAATAAGTAGTCAATaacgatctgaaatataatttgttatattatattaatacattattatgcataaatacTTGGGATAATTGTAACTTGCctttggaaaatttttagttcACCACTCCACTGGGGAGGAGCCATGCCCCCACATTGGCCGTcttagctatttttttttttttaaagatttataatctttatttgtatacaatatgaacgcatactaaaatatgtcttataccagATATACCAATGAATATTCTGTGCTTATACCACTAATCACTATCACCGTTATTTACACCGTAATTacttggtatttattattatgtacatattattatgtattaacttaataactgactaaaagtataaataaactattcgCATTAAGGGGGCTCCAGCGtatcatgttttaaggagtCATAATTAGGCAATTCACATGACATTAACATTTGGGCTATGTCTATAGCATTCGTGGGTGTTTCCAAGAATCGCTGTAATGCCGTGTCGGGCAACCGCCGCCAGATGTAATTCTCAGACGCGCACGCACGGACATGACAATACTTcgcgaaaaatgaaatatattattattgtttactatgAAAACTACTAAAagcggtagtaaattaaacatacttcctgaagttagattgtaatttcaaaaaaatggttgaatttaTAAGCTTCTAGATTATGCTCTTTAGGaatcacttttttgatttaaaatcagattgcccaaaataaatacaattatttcatgggatttttgaataaaaaccattattttaaatcgaCTTCCTACATTTTAGACAGTGTATGCCCccctaaaaaaaattctggatGCACCACTGCCCAATAGccacaatatttataagtacctagatGAAGTAAACTTTCCAAAATTAAGATAGTTCATATAAACATCCATGTACCTTATTTAATTCTTAGTTTAAGTTTggttttgttttagattctgagcggagcgatgaatgtaagtatttattttacaataatgtttttgtaatttttaaatttttttttttgtctttctacacgataagtagttgaaataatacttcgattttcttcaacattatattgttcgatgggaaagtgaatctagttgctgCATTCgggaagtcaaaatttaaaattcccaataatttAGCTTTGCCTCCCACAAGGAAGGCGATCAGAATGAAAGAATTAGGGAAGTCTAAAACAGTAACAAACAATCCtaggaataatcatttttagatattaaacaCCCCGTCATGCTAcatttaaaatcagacaggggcaaaAAAGCCACATTCATACCCGCGTGTAAAGGGGTTTGATATaggcaattaattattttgattagaaTTTTACATTATCGGTACTCGGTTGTTACTAATTAGAAGAAAAGAACCAGTAGTTGtcagtggcgcaactagggctaaaatgttggggggggggctgtAGCCCTCCTGATATTACATGAAAAGTAACCCCCCCCCCTAAggtatatattcaaataaaaatataaaaaatcatataaaaaaatatttatttactcaaatttaattttttacaatgataGTATGCTATAAGTATATCTAtggtaatcaaaataaaaatcaccggactataatattagtttatattactcACAAACACGAAACTGATTAAGCAAGTATTTTTCAAACGCTTTAATTagtgtaaataatacattaataatatttaattacaaatatatacttataagttatagtataggtttaaactatacatattaaatatcataggaaaaatcaagtaagtatagagattaaagaaaaatttaattaaaaacaaatctacgttcaaagtttaaatatatattatatatgtagttagataggtaatataggtacctaacctctattaaatacaatttaacttaggtatttcttaatatttatattataattttcaggcatttacaataataattttttttttactcattatatattgtaatatatcctcaaaataaaatattacatttcctaATAAAATTTTGACGATCgacaaaatgtcaatattaataaaaattattattattagaagtcgattttacaatgtttctttatagatacaatatttaaaagattataaaataaaaaataaaaatattttgaatgatccaaatatcaaataatccaaataattatcaaataaataatcaatgaatgtaggtagtaggtacctaatcttttaaaaagactattaacataataatttgtttaaaattgtgatataaaacaaaataatattgtcgttaatttttgataattatttattatattttaatttttttaatgaaaagtaggtatagttactatattactagtaattattacactaattaagttttaaaaaataattgatcaatcaatttcatgTACCTAGTTGTCAGTAACAAATTGTAGTCTGGGGGTTCTTTTTCATAGGGTCGGGGATTTTTTTCCGGGATTGTTCGTCGGGAGATACAGGCATAGAGCTTAtgatatttaccatatttatcataggcaatataaaataattgtaaagtttaaataaaaattagataattttacatttttcccaaaaaaaaaagtaagaaatacagtttaatttttaaagatttattaatattttaggaaacaaatgtacaatttattttgcgGGGGCTATTAAAAGGTTTGGGGGGCTGAGCCCCCCTCCTAGTTGCGCTTATGGTAGTTGTAGACACATCAGTACCTAcatcacacatattatattatatatttatatccaaattaaatcaatatttatttttgtcaacgAGAGTCCACGCGTTTAAGTGCAAGTGGACTGTATGTTTGACGTGTAGGTACGCATCACaaattaatagttaacaaatattaaattaaattcttccATTTAAAAGTTGCtatggaaaaattcaaaaaatataagtttaatattctgagttagaaattcataaaaatgtttctatttatatctGAGTTTTAAAAATGGTATTCAAGACCCCCCTTAAGTTTTactatatttgacaaaaaaaaaagtttatcggagagtcaaattaattttttacgagcATTTGAAGTTGGACGTTGGATATTCACCCGTAATTTAACAAACTCTCACACAACGATGttcttgaatattttgatctttCAAGTATCAAAATTtgcatcaaatgtttattttatcattttttatacattataaaatgttctaaatatttttactcgtttTGAGCTTAAGCGGAAATCCATTACAATTTAAAGGGGGGCTaacataaatagtaaatacgttattaacatcaatgtgagtAAAGGGCTCCGatcctacaaaaataaaaaaggagaGGGCTTTACAGACTTTGTGTGGGGGGGGCACCGACCCCTGAATGCTTTtgagtatttaaaaacattggaaattttcaattttttagatttttattctatacatttcaacaaaattgtattcgttgggtcaaaaaactttaatatttaatacaaggttatttaagttgttataatagcagttgacaAGTATTAACGATACATGgggacgattttttttataagtattttaaccaAACTGTactaaccaaaaaatctaagaaaatatattataaatacacagttaatttttactgaaatgttgagttcaaattt
Above is a window of Metopolophium dirhodum isolate CAU chromosome 3, ASM1992520v1, whole genome shotgun sequence DNA encoding:
- the LOC132942109 gene encoding zinc finger and SCAN domain-containing protein 10-like encodes the protein MSKNPFVNCKSRKRRKIRVPSIKPKEKLFCPRTMVRYDGSHSDYPTKWICKMCLKCILSEEAVTSHLTNCSGQSNRAIPPKVTKKNEDTRYICEYCNKVFSRRVTLKKHLEQHEKSSSSLDSELSDNEVEDTPLITEHGNDDNDKPEEENPFNNIELI